The Nocardia arthritidis genome has a window encoding:
- a CDS encoding TetR/AcrR family transcriptional regulator — translation MARPKAFDEDRAVDAAMRAFWTAGYEGTSTQDLCAATGLGRSSIYNTFVSKHELFTRALRRYMDSKNARTFELLDGPEPAKDKIRTILHWAVEAPEDDPMGCFVVNSIVELGPRDDDIAAALRDDHERRLTALTAAITAGQRLGEIDKSRPARDLAHFVIATISGLRVAARGGADRKTLAAIADTALRCL, via the coding sequence ATGGCACGCCCGAAGGCATTCGACGAGGACCGAGCGGTCGATGCGGCGATGCGCGCGTTCTGGACCGCGGGTTACGAGGGCACCTCGACGCAGGATCTCTGCGCCGCGACCGGATTGGGCCGCAGCAGCATCTACAACACCTTCGTCAGCAAGCACGAGCTGTTCACGCGGGCGCTGCGCCGGTATATGGACAGCAAGAACGCGAGAACCTTCGAACTGCTCGACGGCCCCGAACCGGCCAAGGACAAAATCCGGACCATCCTGCACTGGGCCGTCGAGGCGCCGGAAGACGATCCGATGGGCTGCTTCGTTGTCAATTCCATCGTCGAACTCGGCCCGCGCGACGACGATATCGCCGCCGCGCTGCGCGACGACCACGAGCGCAGGCTCACCGCGCTCACCGCGGCGATCACCGCGGGCCAGCGCCTCGGTGAAATCGACAAAAGCAGGCCCGCAAGGGATCTCGCGCACTTCGTGATCGCGACGATCAGCGGCCTGCGGGTCGCCGCGCGCGGTGGCGCCGATCGAAAGACGTTGGCCGCCATCGCCGATACCGCACTGCGGTGCCTCTGA
- a CDS encoding class I SAM-dependent methyltransferase produces MGLYDDHVVPRLVELCCGAKYHEPLRAQVCAGLHGKVVEIGFGSGLNVPFYPAAVESVSAVEPADLGWRLAAERVAASRVPVERSGLDGQRLPFPDNSFDCALSTWTLCTIPDAGAALAEVRRVLKPGGTLHFIEHGLAPDHSVQVWQNRLNPVQKTIAGGCHLNRRIRVMIEAAGFELREVEQFYGEGSPRVFGAQTQGVAVAN; encoded by the coding sequence ATGGGCCTCTACGACGACCATGTTGTCCCCCGCCTCGTCGAACTGTGCTGCGGGGCGAAATATCACGAACCGCTGCGCGCGCAGGTCTGCGCCGGTCTGCACGGCAAGGTGGTCGAGATCGGCTTCGGCTCCGGACTCAACGTCCCGTTCTACCCGGCCGCCGTCGAATCGGTGAGCGCGGTGGAACCGGCCGATCTGGGCTGGCGGCTCGCGGCCGAGCGCGTCGCGGCGTCACGCGTTCCGGTCGAGCGGTCCGGCCTGGACGGACAGCGACTGCCGTTTCCGGATAACAGTTTCGACTGCGCGCTGTCCACCTGGACCCTGTGCACCATCCCGGATGCCGGGGCCGCGCTCGCCGAGGTCCGGCGGGTGCTGAAGCCCGGCGGCACGCTGCATTTCATCGAGCACGGCCTGGCGCCGGATCATTCGGTGCAGGTCTGGCAGAACCGGCTGAACCCGGTGCAGAAGACGATCGCGGGCGGCTGCCACCTCAATCGTCGGATCCGCGTGATGATCGAGGCGGCCGGATTCGAATTGCGCGAGGTCGAGCAGTTCTACGGCGAGGGCTCGCCGCGCGTCTTCGGCGCGCAGACCCAGGGTGTCGCGGTCGCGAATTAG
- the treZ gene encoding malto-oligosyltrehalose trehalohydrolase, giving the protein MTVFEVWAPRADRVRIELDGVVHPMTCHGEWWRAELPAAPGARYGYLLDDDPAVLPDPRSPRQPDGVHGRSAVHALDPAGWTDAGWTGRPLAGSVYYELHIGTFTRAGTFDAAVEKLDHLVELGVTTVELMPVNAFNGAWNWGYDGVLWYAVHEAYGGPDGLQRFVNACHAKGLAVALDVVYNHLGPSGNYLPRFGPYLSDGRNTWGQSVNLDGPGSDTVRRFIIDNALRWFRDFHVDALRLDAVHALADHRAIHLLEQLSTETDRLAAQLGRPLTLIAESDLNDPRLITPRAAGGYGLAGQWNDDMHHAVHTAVSGERQGYYADFGSLDCLATTLTRGYFHAATYSSFRGRIHGRPLNTSAIPGSALLAYTCNHDQIGNRAQGDRPSAYLTDGQLAVKAALVLLSPYTPMLFMGEEWGARTPFQFFTAHPEPELAAAVAEGRRAEFAEHGWPPGDVPDPQDPATFRRSKLVWSEPADPRGARLLACYRALIALRRNRFEITDPWLPDVRVEYDDAARWVVLYRGPLRLVCNLSAESVVVPVAGRVLLAWDSVVTESDSEVKLAGHSFAVLDTGELPIG; this is encoded by the coding sequence GTGACTGTCTTCGAGGTTTGGGCGCCGCGGGCGGACCGGGTCCGGATCGAACTCGACGGTGTCGTCCATCCGATGACATGTCACGGCGAGTGGTGGCGGGCCGAACTCCCGGCCGCGCCCGGCGCCCGCTACGGCTATCTGCTCGACGACGATCCGGCCGTGCTGCCCGATCCGCGCTCGCCCCGGCAACCCGACGGCGTACACGGCCGGTCCGCGGTGCACGCGCTCGATCCGGCGGGCTGGACCGACGCCGGGTGGACCGGGCGCCCGCTGGCCGGATCGGTCTACTACGAGCTGCACATCGGAACCTTCACGCGGGCGGGCACTTTCGACGCGGCCGTGGAAAAGCTGGACCATCTCGTCGAATTGGGCGTGACGACGGTCGAACTCATGCCGGTGAACGCGTTCAACGGCGCATGGAACTGGGGTTACGACGGCGTGCTCTGGTACGCGGTGCACGAGGCGTACGGCGGTCCGGATGGCCTGCAGCGCTTCGTGAATGCCTGCCACGCGAAGGGTTTGGCGGTGGCGCTGGACGTGGTCTACAACCACCTCGGGCCGTCCGGGAACTACCTGCCCCGCTTCGGGCCCTACCTCAGCGATGGCCGGAATACCTGGGGGCAGAGCGTCAACCTCGACGGGCCGGGTTCGGATACCGTGCGCCGCTTCATCATCGACAACGCGCTGCGCTGGTTCCGCGACTTCCACGTGGACGCGCTGCGGCTCGACGCCGTGCACGCACTCGCCGACCACCGCGCCATCCACCTGCTCGAACAGCTGTCCACCGAAACCGACCGGCTGGCAGCGCAACTCGGCCGCCCGCTGACCTTGATCGCGGAGAGCGACCTGAACGATCCGCGGCTGATCACCCCGCGCGCCGCGGGCGGCTACGGCCTGGCCGGACAGTGGAACGACGATATGCACCACGCCGTGCACACCGCCGTCTCCGGTGAAAGGCAGGGCTACTATGCCGATTTCGGCTCGCTGGACTGCCTGGCCACCACGCTGACGCGCGGATATTTCCATGCCGCAACGTATTCCAGTTTCCGCGGGCGCATCCATGGACGGCCGTTGAACACCAGCGCGATACCCGGCAGCGCCCTGCTGGCCTACACGTGCAATCACGACCAGATCGGCAACCGGGCACAGGGTGATCGTCCCAGCGCCTACCTCACCGACGGTCAGCTGGCGGTCAAGGCGGCGCTGGTGCTGCTGTCGCCGTATACGCCGATGCTGTTCATGGGGGAGGAGTGGGGTGCGCGAACGCCGTTCCAGTTCTTCACCGCGCATCCGGAACCCGAATTGGCCGCCGCGGTCGCCGAGGGGCGCAGGGCCGAATTCGCCGAACACGGTTGGCCGCCGGGCGATGTGCCGGATCCGCAGGACCCGGCGACCTTTCGGCGATCGAAACTGGTGTGGTCCGAACCGGCCGATCCGCGCGGCGCGCGGCTGCTCGCCTGCTATCGCGCGCTGATCGCATTGCGGCGCAACAGGTTCGAGATCACCGATCCGTGGCTGCCCGATGTCCGCGTCGAATACGACGATGCCGCGCGCTGGGTGGTGCTGTATCGCGGGCCGCTGCGATTGGTCTGCAATCTGTCGGCCGAATCGGTGGTCGTGCCGGTGGCCGGCCGCGTCCTGCTCGCCTGGGATTCGGTCGTTACCGAATCAGACAGTGAGGTCAAGCTGGCTGGGCATAGTTTCGCGGTGCTGGACACCGGCGAGCTTCCGATCGGCTAA
- a CDS encoding serine hydrolase domain-containing protein has product MSNDAVPGVGGYAAAEFAPLVRAFARAFGHRRGAGGALAVHRHGVPLVHIWTGSAGAGPWTADTGAIIFSATKGVTATVIHRLADRGLLDYAAPVAEYWPEFAANGKARITVRQIMTHSAGLGSVGALATSAAEVLDHRLMEERLAAAKPDRLLGTPSYHALTYGWLLAGLARAITGRGMAELFRTEIAEPLGTDGIHLGRPPAASATTYAPLAGTQLSSIRNPLVAQVLGRTHLVPGAAGAATRALFLPGLEAILESAEPAILDTELGAGNGVCTADGLATMYGAVATGMYEGRQYLSPATLRAIGKVETYRLDRALFYTPMMWRLGYHSLPIPGARTGFGHVGLGGSFGWADPRLGLSVGFVHNRLSVGLLPLDMSAAAWILPLAVRGLRSARRAEATEARRAA; this is encoded by the coding sequence ATGAGCAATGACGCTGTGCCAGGGGTCGGCGGGTACGCCGCCGCCGAATTCGCCCCGCTGGTCCGCGCTTTCGCACGGGCCTTCGGTCATCGCCGCGGTGCGGGCGGCGCGCTGGCCGTGCACCGGCACGGGGTGCCGCTCGTGCATATCTGGACCGGTAGCGCGGGCGCCGGGCCGTGGACCGCCGACACGGGGGCCATCATCTTCTCCGCGACGAAGGGCGTCACCGCGACCGTCATCCACCGGCTGGCCGACCGCGGGCTGCTCGACTACGCCGCACCGGTGGCCGAGTACTGGCCGGAGTTCGCGGCCAACGGTAAGGCGCGAATCACGGTGCGGCAGATCATGACCCACAGTGCCGGGCTCGGCTCGGTCGGCGCGCTGGCGACGAGCGCGGCCGAGGTGCTCGACCACCGGCTCATGGAGGAGCGCCTGGCCGCCGCGAAACCGGATCGCCTGCTCGGCACGCCGTCCTATCACGCGCTCACCTACGGCTGGCTGCTCGCGGGCCTGGCCCGCGCCATCACCGGGCGAGGCATGGCCGAACTCTTTCGCACCGAGATCGCCGAACCGCTCGGCACAGACGGCATCCACCTCGGCCGTCCGCCCGCCGCCTCCGCCACCACCTATGCCCCGCTGGCCGGAACGCAGCTGAGCTCGATCCGGAATCCGCTGGTCGCGCAGGTGCTCGGCCGGACGCACCTGGTGCCCGGCGCGGCGGGCGCGGCCACCAGGGCGCTGTTCCTACCCGGCCTGGAGGCGATCCTGGAGAGCGCCGAACCGGCGATCCTGGACACCGAACTCGGCGCGGGCAACGGCGTCTGCACCGCGGACGGTCTGGCCACCATGTACGGCGCGGTCGCGACCGGTATGTACGAGGGCAGGCAGTACCTGAGCCCGGCGACGCTGCGGGCGATCGGCAAGGTCGAGACCTATCGCCTCGACCGGGCGCTGTTCTACACGCCGATGATGTGGCGTCTCGGCTACCACTCGTTGCCGATTCCGGGCGCCCGCACCGGATTCGGGCATGTCGGCCTCGGCGGATCGTTCGGCTGGGCCGACCCGCGGCTCGGTCTGTCGGTCGGATTCGTGCACAACCGGCTCTCGGTCGGGCTGCTGCCGTTGGATATGTCCGCGGCCGCGTGGATCCTGCCGCTCGCGGTGCGCGGGTTGCGCAGCGCGCGCCGGGCCGAGGCCACCGAGGCGCGCCGCGCGGCCTGA
- the ilvA gene encoding threonine ammonia-lyase IlvA produces the protein MSDPLDLLDALSTSRPALSADEIDAAAKRIADIIEPTPLQRSDRLSKLTGAEIYLKREDLGVVRSYKLRGAYNLVVQLTEQERAAGVVTASAGNHAQGVAFACHAMRIKGRIYVPATTPKQKRDRIRVHGGEFVELIAVGETYDAAAAAAAADVERTGATMVPPFDDVRTAAGQGTIAAEILEQLGAAPDLVVVPVGGGGCLAGIGTYLRERAPHTGILGVEPAGAASMTAALVAGGPVTLPEIDPFVDGAAVRRIGAVPYAAVSRFGGRVVSHASLPLLTATESPSGAGAFRMMQVDEGAICTTMLELYQNEGIIAEPAGALATAALAEIRVEPGSTVVCLVSGGNNDVSRYGEIIERSLVHKGLKHYFLVDFPQEPGALRRFLDEVLGPDDDITMFEYVKRNNRETGAALVGIELGAPDGLAALLQRIDASPIQCERLEPGSPAYRYLT, from the coding sequence GTGTCCGATCCGCTTGATCTCCTCGACGCACTGTCCACATCCCGTCCCGCGCTGAGCGCGGACGAGATCGATGCTGCCGCCAAGCGAATCGCCGACATTATCGAGCCGACCCCGCTACAGCGCAGCGACCGGCTCTCGAAGCTGACCGGCGCCGAAATCTATCTCAAACGCGAGGATCTCGGCGTAGTCCGCTCCTACAAGCTGCGCGGCGCGTACAACCTGGTGGTCCAGCTCACCGAGCAGGAACGGGCCGCGGGCGTGGTGACGGCCAGCGCGGGCAATCACGCGCAGGGCGTCGCCTTCGCCTGCCACGCGATGCGGATCAAGGGCCGCATCTACGTCCCGGCCACGACACCCAAGCAGAAGCGCGACCGCATCCGGGTGCACGGCGGTGAATTCGTCGAGCTCATCGCGGTCGGCGAAACCTACGATGCCGCGGCGGCCGCGGCGGCCGCCGATGTCGAGCGCACCGGGGCCACCATGGTGCCGCCGTTCGACGATGTCCGCACCGCCGCGGGCCAGGGCACCATCGCCGCCGAAATCCTGGAACAGCTCGGCGCCGCACCGGATCTGGTGGTCGTCCCGGTCGGCGGTGGCGGCTGCCTCGCGGGCATCGGCACCTATCTGCGCGAAAGGGCCCCGCACACCGGCATTCTCGGCGTCGAGCCGGCCGGCGCGGCCTCGATGACGGCGGCGCTGGTCGCGGGCGGCCCGGTGACGCTGCCGGAGATCGATCCGTTCGTCGACGGCGCCGCGGTGCGCCGGATCGGCGCGGTGCCCTACGCCGCGGTGTCCCGCTTCGGCGGCCGAGTGGTCTCGCACGCCTCGCTGCCGCTGCTCACCGCCACCGAATCACCCAGCGGCGCAGGCGCTTTCCGAATGATGCAGGTGGACGAGGGCGCCATCTGCACCACCATGCTCGAGCTCTACCAGAACGAGGGCATCATCGCCGAACCGGCGGGCGCGCTGGCCACCGCCGCGCTCGCGGAGATCCGGGTCGAACCCGGTTCGACGGTGGTGTGCCTGGTTTCCGGCGGCAATAACGACGTGTCCCGCTACGGCGAGATCATCGAGCGCTCGCTGGTACACAAGGGGCTCAAGCACTATTTCCTGGTCGACTTCCCGCAGGAGCCGGGCGCGCTGCGGCGCTTCCTGGACGAGGTGCTGGGCCCGGACGACGACATCACCATGTTCGAGTACGTCAAGCGCAACAACCGGGAAACCGGTGCGGCGCTGGTGGGTATCGAACTCGGCGCCCCGGACGGGCTCGCCGCGCTGCTGCAACGGATCGACGCGTCCCCGATCCAGTGCGAACGGTTGGAGCCGGGCTCGCCCGCGTACCGCTACCTGACCTGA
- a CDS encoding nitroreductase family deazaflavin-dependent oxidoreductase, translated as MPLKGEYAPSPSDWAREQAEAIENSGGAEGGTHEGKPVIVLTTVGAKTGKLRKTALMRVEHGGEYAVVASLGGAPKNPVWYYNIKKEPHVELQDGAVTRDYTAREVFGEEKALWWERAVEAWPDYANYQTKTDRQIPVFVLTPR; from the coding sequence ATGCCACTTAAAGGAGAGTACGCACCGTCGCCGTCGGATTGGGCCCGTGAGCAGGCGGAGGCCATCGAGAACTCCGGCGGCGCGGAGGGCGGGACACACGAGGGCAAGCCGGTGATCGTGCTGACCACGGTCGGCGCGAAGACCGGCAAATTGCGCAAGACCGCGCTCATGCGGGTGGAACACGGCGGCGAATACGCCGTCGTCGCCTCGCTCGGCGGCGCACCGAAGAATCCGGTCTGGTACTACAACATCAAGAAAGAACCGCACGTCGAACTCCAGGACGGCGCGGTGACCAGGGATTACACCGCCCGCGAGGTATTCGGCGAGGAGAAGGCGCTGTGGTGGGAGCGCGCCGTCGAGGCCTGGCCCGACTACGCGAACTACCAGACGAAGACCGATCGCCAGATCCCGGTTTTCGTACTCACCCCGCGCTGA
- a CDS encoding ATP-binding protein: protein MLHGRQAEQERIDRLLEGAKEGRSGVLVLRGEPGVGKTALLEYAAAQGFPTVRSTGIESEAELPFAALHLLLRPGLHLLDSLPGPQRDALRGAFGLAHRDPGDRMLVGLAVLSLLAEETAAGPLLCVIDDAHWLDRATAETLLFVARRLADEGVVMLFATRAGATDFPAPGLPELRVGGLSQESAAALVDERAPDLAPALRYRLLVEAAGNPLALLELPALLAAEAPNSGPNPLPLTQRLLVAFNGQVGRLPAATRTLLVLAAAAGTDELGPTLLAGAEMGVLLADLEPAQSAGLVRTDGRTLTFRHPLLRSAIYQGAPLAQRISAHRALADALTAPADADLRAWQLASAATGPDENAAAALEDTADRARGRSGYSGAVAAYERAASLSTDPAARVRRLLLAAETAGEAGQLERARELAERTAAQTADPAVTARLDVVMATAEFAAGKHLSAHRLLLAGAESVRESDPARAARMLVQAAHAAWYLGATELAEVTGRLTELPLPQSDPMTPIARYLVAGIEARFVTDLRDAAAAARANGADSPRDLVQMCGIGLAVGQDDQVAELTRALLAECRAQGRLSPLPTLLFFRAEAELFLGRPCEAGIAAAEGLRIAEDLGQGQWVSQLCSFLAYLAALEGRETDCHDLAGRALAEEFGGTAAAGAPWAHAALGLLDLGYGRVESALSRFAPLTVEPARHHVIGARTLPDLVESAVRLGDSARAGDALIRLSAWAEAAQQDWIAATAARCRALTAPDSAADTHFQEALRLGGRPFEQARTQLLYGEWLRRAKRKTDARVQLQLAMETFDRLDAAPWADRARTELAALGVGATPKPANGVLAKLTPQELQIVRLAAQGLSNRDIAAQLFLSPRTVGHHLYKAYPKLGVVSRGELSDLPLEAE, encoded by the coding sequence ATGCTCCACGGAAGACAGGCCGAACAAGAACGAATCGATCGCCTGCTCGAGGGAGCGAAGGAGGGGCGCAGCGGGGTGCTCGTACTGCGCGGCGAGCCGGGTGTCGGCAAGACCGCGCTGCTGGAATACGCCGCCGCACAGGGCTTCCCGACCGTACGCAGCACCGGGATCGAATCCGAGGCCGAATTGCCCTTCGCCGCACTGCATCTGCTGCTGCGACCCGGACTGCACCTGCTCGACTCGCTGCCCGGCCCGCAGCGGGACGCGCTGCGCGGCGCGTTCGGCCTGGCCCACCGGGACCCCGGGGACCGGATGTTGGTCGGGCTCGCGGTGCTCTCGCTGCTCGCCGAGGAGACGGCGGCGGGTCCGCTGCTGTGCGTGATCGACGACGCGCACTGGCTGGACCGGGCCACTGCGGAAACGCTGCTGTTCGTGGCGCGCAGGCTGGCCGACGAGGGTGTGGTGATGTTGTTCGCGACCCGCGCCGGGGCCACCGATTTCCCCGCGCCGGGACTGCCCGAACTGCGCGTCGGCGGGTTGAGCCAGGAGTCGGCGGCGGCGCTGGTCGACGAGCGCGCACCCGATCTCGCGCCCGCGCTGCGTTACCGGCTGTTGGTCGAGGCCGCGGGCAATCCCCTTGCGCTGCTCGAACTTCCGGCGCTGCTGGCGGCGGAGGCGCCGAACTCCGGCCCGAATCCGCTGCCGCTGACCCAGCGTCTGCTCGTCGCGTTCAACGGTCAGGTCGGCCGCCTGCCCGCCGCCACCCGAACGCTGCTGGTGCTGGCCGCCGCGGCGGGCACCGACGAGCTCGGCCCGACGCTGCTGGCGGGCGCCGAAATGGGAGTCCTGCTCGCCGATCTCGAACCGGCGCAGTCGGCGGGGCTGGTGCGCACCGACGGACGCACCTTGACTTTCCGGCATCCGCTGCTGCGCTCCGCGATCTATCAGGGCGCGCCACTGGCCCAACGGATTTCGGCACATCGCGCACTCGCCGACGCGCTCACCGCGCCCGCCGACGCCGACCTGCGCGCCTGGCAGCTGGCCTCGGCGGCCACCGGCCCGGACGAAAACGCCGCCGCCGCACTGGAAGACACCGCCGACCGGGCCCGCGGTCGCAGCGGCTACTCCGGCGCCGTCGCCGCATACGAGCGCGCCGCCAGCCTCAGCACCGATCCGGCGGCCCGGGTGCGCAGGCTGCTGCTCGCCGCCGAAACCGCGGGCGAGGCCGGACAATTGGAGCGAGCCAGGGAGCTGGCCGAACGAACCGCCGCGCAAACCGCCGACCCGGCCGTCACCGCCCGGCTCGATGTGGTCATGGCGACCGCGGAATTCGCAGCGGGCAAACACCTTTCGGCACACCGACTGCTGCTGGCCGGCGCCGAGTCGGTGCGCGAAAGCGATCCGGCAAGGGCTGCACGCATGCTCGTCCAAGCCGCGCACGCCGCCTGGTATCTGGGCGCGACCGAACTCGCCGAGGTGACCGGCCGGCTCACCGAATTGCCGCTGCCCCAATCCGATCCGATGACGCCGATCGCCCGCTACCTGGTCGCGGGCATCGAGGCCCGCTTCGTCACCGACCTGCGCGACGCCGCCGCGGCGGCCCGCGCCAACGGCGCCGACAGCCCGCGCGATCTGGTGCAGATGTGCGGTATCGGCCTCGCCGTCGGCCAGGACGATCAGGTCGCCGAGCTGACCCGCGCGCTGCTCGCGGAATGCCGTGCGCAGGGCAGACTTTCGCCGCTGCCGACGCTGCTGTTCTTCCGGGCCGAGGCCGAACTGTTCCTCGGCCGCCCCTGCGAGGCCGGGATCGCCGCGGCGGAGGGTCTGCGCATCGCCGAGGACCTCGGACAGGGACAGTGGGTCAGTCAGCTGTGCAGCTTCCTGGCCTATCTCGCCGCGCTCGAAGGCCGCGAAACCGACTGCCACGACCTGGCAGGCCGCGCGCTGGCCGAGGAATTCGGCGGTACCGCCGCCGCGGGCGCACCGTGGGCGCACGCCGCGCTCGGCCTGCTCGACCTCGGCTACGGCCGGGTGGAAAGCGCGCTGTCCCGCTTCGCACCGCTCACCGTCGAACCGGCCCGCCACCACGTCATCGGCGCGCGGACACTGCCCGATCTCGTCGAATCCGCGGTGCGCCTCGGCGATTCCGCCCGCGCGGGCGACGCGCTCATCCGCTTGTCGGCGTGGGCCGAAGCGGCACAACAGGATTGGATAGCCGCCACGGCAGCCCGCTGCCGCGCGCTCACCGCACCCGACAGCGCGGCTGATACCCATTTCCAGGAGGCGCTGCGGCTCGGCGGCCGCCCGTTCGAACAGGCCAGAACGCAACTGCTGTACGGCGAATGGCTGCGCAGGGCGAAACGCAAAACCGACGCCAGGGTCCAATTACAGCTCGCCATGGAAACTTTCGACCGCCTGGACGCCGCCCCGTGGGCCGACCGCGCCCGCACCGAACTCGCCGCCCTCGGCGTCGGCGCCACCCCCAAACCGGCGAACGGCGTGCTGGCCAAGCTCACACCGCAGGAGTTGCAGATCGTCCGGCTGGCCGCACAGGGCCTGTCGAACCGGGATATCGCGGCGCAGTTGTTCTTGAGCCCGCGAACGGTGGGGCATCACCTTTACAAGGCGTACCCGAAGCTGGGTGTGGTGTCGCGCGGCGAACTCAGCGATCTACCGCTCGAAGCGGAGTGA
- a CDS encoding inositol monophosphatase family protein has translation MPCTSNLGPTAWQIADVAAGRLDLFWQFGVDPANLLGPALVAREAGASVRTCAGAPWTPDADSFLVGPSGLVSLAVRALAPA, from the coding sequence GTGCCGTGCACCAGCAACCTCGGCCCGACCGCTTGGCAGATCGCCGACGTGGCGGCGGGGCGGCTGGATCTGTTCTGGCAGTTCGGCGTGGATCCGGCCAATCTGCTCGGCCCGGCGCTGGTGGCTCGCGAGGCGGGCGCCTCGGTGCGCACCTGCGCCGGTGCGCCGTGGACGCCGGATGCGGACAGTTTCCTCGTCGGACCGTCCGGTCTGGTTTCGCTCGCCGTACGCGCTCTCGCACCGGCGTGA
- a CDS encoding MspA family porin, with protein MPSNRMRAILVTACAAVAGACAVVAAVPARAEIITMPPHERSFVSPNNAMHFIVGAKGEKINRIAPLNQVGTSREALVTVIGYSIAQGASGGKLRVGYHVGCAVTIGAGTLGATPDLVIGQQPSFNPNPVATINLTPGEIKEIALMDKDLVPGKLTQLSVRDFHIVVNACTGPVTLREYTYADVKSPEVDDSAAVFGDPTWL; from the coding sequence ATGCCGTCCAATCGCATGAGGGCGATCCTGGTCACCGCGTGTGCCGCCGTCGCCGGTGCGTGCGCGGTGGTGGCCGCGGTACCGGCGCGCGCGGAGATCATCACCATGCCGCCGCACGAGCGCAGCTTCGTCTCGCCGAACAACGCGATGCACTTCATCGTCGGGGCCAAGGGGGAGAAGATCAACCGGATCGCGCCGCTGAACCAGGTCGGCACCAGCCGGGAGGCGCTGGTCACGGTGATCGGCTACAGCATCGCCCAGGGTGCGTCCGGCGGCAAGCTGCGGGTGGGCTACCACGTCGGCTGCGCGGTGACCATCGGCGCGGGCACGCTCGGCGCGACGCCCGACCTGGTCATCGGCCAGCAGCCCAGCTTCAATCCGAATCCCGTCGCGACGATCAACCTCACCCCCGGTGAGATCAAGGAGATCGCGCTGATGGACAAGGATCTGGTACCCGGCAAGCTGACCCAGCTGAGCGTGCGCGATTTCCATATCGTCGTCAACGCGTGTACCGGCCCCGTCACCCTGCGGGAGTACACGTATGCCGACGTCAAATCCCCCGAGGTGGACGACTCCGCCGCGGTATTCGGCGACCCGACCTGGCTCTGA
- a CDS encoding DUF2235 domain-containing protein, translating to MKRLVVCCDGTWKAESSTTVSNIIKIAETVAFDAKGPLGQRIQQWVSYVSGPGARGFLADRLMGGAFGLGLDANLSAAYWHLALNWEPGDEIYIFGFSRGAYTARSLAGLIHRVGLLTPAAMIGGEYPNALRIYRWPLPADGVEPAAWRDFRERHCQHPIKIDFLGVFDTVGALGVPGLGAFRRGFHDVRLTPNVHCARQALAIDERRRIFEPCLWEVPVVPNIKYSKRIERVKQVWFEGVHSDIGGGYRECGLSDITLRWMIREAEEVGLVFDVDRLNHLAAECRAKDRHLHLHNSLSAAYRVLNLMRAMRHPRNRRFQRDSWRRLCLPTDRCVRIASSTQDVRDYAPPNVRSWRDELDGAFPEELIEKTELA from the coding sequence ATGAAACGCCTGGTTGTTTGCTGTGACGGCACCTGGAAAGCGGAGTCGAGCACAACGGTTTCCAACATCATCAAGATCGCCGAGACGGTCGCCTTCGACGCGAAGGGGCCGTTGGGGCAGCGCATTCAGCAATGGGTCAGCTATGTGTCGGGGCCGGGTGCGCGCGGATTCCTGGCCGATCGGTTGATGGGTGGCGCGTTCGGGCTCGGGTTGGATGCCAATCTTTCCGCGGCCTACTGGCATCTGGCGTTGAACTGGGAGCCCGGCGACGAGATCTACATCTTCGGTTTCAGCCGCGGCGCGTACACCGCGCGCAGCCTGGCCGGGTTGATCCACCGGGTCGGGCTGCTGACGCCCGCGGCCATGATCGGCGGCGAATATCCGAACGCGCTGCGGATCTACCGCTGGCCATTACCCGCCGACGGCGTGGAACCCGCAGCGTGGCGGGATTTCCGTGAGCGCCACTGCCAGCATCCGATCAAGATCGACTTTCTCGGTGTCTTCGACACTGTCGGCGCGCTCGGGGTGCCGGGCCTCGGCGCGTTCCGGCGCGGCTTCCACGACGTGCGACTCACCCCCAATGTGCACTGCGCGCGCCAAGCCCTGGCCATCGATGAGCGCCGCCGCATCTTCGAGCCCTGCCTGTGGGAGGTGCCGGTGGTGCCGAATATCAAGTACAGCAAGCGAATCGAGCGGGTCAAGCAGGTCTGGTTCGAGGGCGTGCACAGCGATATCGGCGGCGGCTACCGCGAATGCGGGCTCTCGGATATCACGCTGCGCTGGATGATTCGGGAGGCCGAGGAGGTCGGGCTGGTCTTCGACGTGGACCGGCTGAACCATCTGGCCGCCGAATGCCGAGCCAAGGACCGCCACCTACATCTGCACAACTCGCTCTCGGCGGCCTACCGGGTGCTCAACCTCATGCGCGCCATGCGGCATCCGAGAAACCGGCGCTTCCAACGGGATTCGTGGCGGCGGCTGTGCCTGCCGACCGATCGGTGCGTCCGCATCGCCTCCAGTACCCAGGATGTGCGCGACTACGCCCCGCCCAACGTGCGCAGCTGGCGCGACGAATTGGACGGCGCATTCCCCGAAGAACTCATCGAGAAGACCGAACTGGCCTGA